The nucleotide window GTTCCAACGCATCGTAAGCGTATGGAAGAGGTGGTAATTCAAAAGCCATTTCTCTTTTATTTTAATGGTTAATAACTAAGGTTCGCAAATATAACAATCGAACCATGGGCTTGTTGTCAAATACCCTGACGAGTGTTACCGATCCGTTACATTTGGCATCCCAAAATTGAATGCGATGTACGGAGAATACCAACAGTTTTTGGCCAATGAATTGAAGTCTATTGACGAAGCTGGGCTTTACAAAAGAGAACGGATCATTACCACGCCCCAAGGCGCAGAGGTTCATGTAAGTTCGGGAGAGGATGTGGTGATCATGTGCGCCAACAACTACCTCGGACTATCGTCTCATCCAGCGGTTATTCAGGCGGCAAAAGACACATTGGACACGCATGGCTATGGCATGTCTTCCGTTCGTTTTATCTGCGGAACGCAGGACATTCACAAGCAGTTGGAACAGAAGATCTCCGATTTCCTGGGGATGGAAGACACCATTCTTTATGCTGCCTGTTTCGATGCAAATGGTGGCGTTTTCGAACCACTCTTTTCGGCTGAGGATGCCATCATCAGCGATGAGTTGAACCACGCCTCCATTATAGATGGTGTGAGATTGTGCAAAGCAGCCCGTTATCGCTACAAGCACAGCGATATGGCCGATCTGGAAGAGCAATTGAAATCATCGCAAGCGCAACGCTATCGCATTATTGTAACGGATGGCGTTTTCTCCATGGATGGCGACATCGCCAAACTGGACTCCATCTGCGACCTGGCCGAGAAATACAATGCCTTGGTAATGGTAGATGACAGCCATGCCACGGGCTTCATTGGAAAAACAGGCCGCGGAACTCACGAACACAATAATGTGATGGGGCGCGTGGACATCATCACCAGCACGCTTGGGAAGGCACTTGGTGGAGCCATGGGTGGATTTACTTCTGGCAAGAAGGAAGTCATTGACATGCTTCGTCAGCGTTCGCGACCTTATCTGTTCTCCAATTCGTTGGCACCTTCTATTGTTGGTGCGGCCAGCAAGGTTTTCGACCTTTTGAGTTCTACAACAGAACTGAGAGATAAGCTCGAATCGAACACGCTTTACTTTAAAGAAGGTGTACGGAAAGCTGGTTTCGACATCAAGAAAGGCGATAGTCCGATCGTGCCAATTATGCTTTATGATGCCAAATTGGCTCAGCAATTTGCCGATAAACTGTTGGAAAAAGGCATCTACGCCATCGGTTTCTTCTATCCCGTTGTTGGGAAAGGGCAGGCACGCATCCGAGTTCAAATTTCGGCTGCACACGAACAACATCACTTGGATAAAGCAGTAGAAGCATTCACCTCCGTTGGCCAAGAATTAGGCGTGATCGGGTAAGCCGATTTTCAGCTATTGATGACCCAACACGCCTTGAAAACCTGACATCTCTTATGAGACCGTCACCTCGTAATCGGCATCTGCATCCGGGTCGCTGTTGGTGATCTTGAGAAAAGGCGGAATGGGACCTGTTCCGTCCGCGTTGCCCGTGGCGGTCATTTCTTCTCCCGCCCCCAATGTCTGTCCGTCCGTGCAGGCATCGGTCGTTTCCGTTTCCGAACCGCATACCATGAATGCCACGGTCCCCACATTCTTTACATGAACGGTGGCACTTGGGGCAATGTCTGATGCTACTACCACCGTGCTGTTTGCCGCAACCGAACCGGAGATGACCTCTGGCGGGGTGGCCCCACCGCCCGGCACGTTGTAGATAATGTAGTCATTGTACTTGGCCTCGTTGAGCGTGTACCAATGGTCCTTCCCGAAATCGAACAGCTCCACAATATTGGCATACAGGTCGTTTCCGATGGTGGCACGCTCCTGCGTACCCACGTTTCTTGCACGGATGGCCGCATCCTGCGCATCGATCGCATCATCCAATGCAACCACCAATTGGTCGAGGGCCGCTATCATGTCAGCATCCACACCCTTCGGTGCCAGTTCGGTCAGGTATTGGGTGGCCATGCGCGATACCCTTCTTCCGCAGCGCACCAGCTCATTGTCCACCAACTTGTCCAACCCGCCTGTGCCGAACCGCTTGTACTTGGCGCTCCCCACCTTGAACACCTGCTTTACACGTACCATCATGCCTCGTACGCCCACCTTCAGCGCATCGGCAGCTGCATCCTTGTTCTCGGTTGCTTCGCTTGCCACTCCCTGTAGTTCCTCGTCTGTGGGGTAGTTCTTCATGGCCTCCGTTTTGGCAGCAAGATCGCTGCGGTAGGTGGCATCAACGCCATATTCCAGCAGTTCAGCGGCATCGCGCTCCATCAGGTCGTCCGCCTTGTCGCCCAACTGCTCAAGGGCGGCATACGAGAAGTTGAAATCCTTTTTTGGCTCTTCCTTTTTCATCACGTTCAGTTTTAGATTTTTCTTTTGAACGATATGTAACACTACTTTATTATAAGTGACCCCATGAAAGGTGTTCTCTCTTAACATCATTTAACATTTTGTGCTGAAAGCACGCCTTGTAACTTTGGGAAGGGCACTGCTTGCCATCTCTGTACGCTCCGCAATACCTGACGTACCGTTTGCAGGTTCCTAAGCAGCGTCCGCACATCCGGCCATTCGATCAGCAACTTTCACGGTATCGTCTGCGGTCTCGGTCGCGCTATCCGCACCTCAGGCGGCATGGTCAGCGACTTTCAGGGTAAACTCCTCCATTCCAGTGGTATCGTCCGCGACCCTGACCGCACGCTCCGCTACCTCAGCGGTGCGCTCCGCGAATGCAAGGGCAATGTTTTCAGCTTCAAATAGGGGGCGGTGGGGGTTGCGTAAGATACAATTGATGGAAGCAAACGAGAGTATTTGTGGTTGAGGAATGCGATACCTCTATATTACACTACCGAATGAATGATATAATGACCGCTAAATGGAATATTTACGACATTGTTGAAAAATAACTTGAGTAAAATTTGCACGGGGGGGGTAAAATTGCTTAAACTTGATGGTCGGAGTCCAAGAGGAGGAGTGTTAGAGGTGTTGTAGGTTAGAGGAAGGAGAGATGGGCGGGTTTCCATTTTCAAACTGCAACCTTTTAACCTTTCGTCCCATGAATTGGAAATCTTTCTTGACACTACTGTTCATCTACACTTTATGGCATGGTGCTGCATCGGCCCAGTCCTTCACCGTTTTCCTTGTCGGTTCCCCCGACACCACAGGTCTTTCGTCCGCAGAATTGAACTCTTTGGAACGGAGCGTTTCCCTGACCCTGCCATCGGTGAGTTCAGGCAGCGATACCCTTATCGTACAGATAGGCCCGAGTTCAGGAAACTATGACTTGCTCACCCGCAGGTTTCCCTTGAACCAAACGGGAACCTTCTCTGACGGCTGTTCGCTCAACTTCTCCAGCGGGGCACAGGTGGGGCTTGGTTCCTTCACGGGGCTTTCCACCTTCTACGTGCGGACATACCTGGCTTCATCGGGAGTTGGTTCGGCAATCACCGTTGATAACGAATAGAAACTGACCGTTTAGACCAACGAGCCATGAAACACCTTACTGCTTTTTCCCCTTTCCCATTTTTCCTTTTTCTCCTATCTGCTTCCCTCATTTCCCCCTTTGGGGGTCAGGGGGTCTTTGCCCAGACCAGCTACACGTGGAACGGAGGTACCAGTACCGATTTCGGAACGTCCACAAACTGGACCCCCAACGGAGTGCCGGGAAGCGGAGACAATATCTCCGTTCCCAATGTGACCAACGACCCGGTGCTGGACGGAGACCGCACGGTGAATAACCTGACCTTGAACACGGGCGGCCTGCTGGACCTGAACGGATACACGGTCACCGTCAATGGAACAGCCGTCTTGGGAAGTGGCACCATTACCAATGGACTGTTCTACAAGACCACAGGGGGAATTTCATTCAATGGTACTGTGATGGACTGTAAAGTCGATGTGATCGGGAGCATCACCACGATGAACAATACTGATTTCAATGATGTGACCTTCCTGACCACGACCTACGCTGGAGGTGGCGGGGGTAACCGATTTGCGGACACGACCGAGATAACAAACAGGGCAAGCAGTCTGACCTTCAATCTGGGAAATGCTGCGGTGGACACGTTCTTTTCACAGGTGACCTTCAATATAGACTCGACCAGTAATATCGTGGTCGGTCGCGGGGGGGCGGGCCACTATTTCGCAGACAATATCATTGTCAACAATCATTCAGGAAGTACTGGTTATGGCTTCGGCATTGGTTACTATAGTTCAAGCTCAACGGTTATTGAAGGAGATATCATTGTCAATGTTGACAGCACTTCTGGGTCATTCTCGGTATCTCAACCTACGACACACAATGGCAACCTGATCATTGGAGGGAACGGCTATCATAGCGGTCTTCTGAAGCTACAGAACTACACCCAGACGGTCAGTGGTACCATGGATCTTTCGGGCATGGACAACACCTCAACACTACAACTTGGTCCGAACATGGTGATGGAAGCTGACATAGAAGGCCCTTCTCGTCCGACCACCATATCCTCGAATTGCGATTTTAAAGGTAAGGCGACTCTTCCGAGGCTGACAAGTTGGACGGGTGCCTTGTTTGAAGGAGTGGCCGACCTCTCTTCGGCTTCGAGCGTCTCCACAGGCGGAAATGTGTTCATGGACTCCACCACGATATCGTATGAGGCAAGCTCAGGAACAATGAACCTGGGAAATGCAACGCCTGATACCTTCAATATGCCTGTGACCTTCAATATTGAATCCACAGCAAGCATAGTGGCCTCACGTGGTGCCGTAGGGAACTATTTTGGCGGTGACGTGACCGTGAACAATCATTCAGGACATACCGGGATCGGGTTTACTGTCGGATATTATAGTACTAGTACGACCACCATTGACGGAGACCTCATTCTGAACGTGGACAGTCTATCAGGGCCGATCTCCATCTCACTGGGTACGACCCATAACGGACTTCTTCGGAT belongs to Flavobacteriales bacterium and includes:
- the kbl gene encoding glycine C-acetyltransferase; amino-acid sequence: MYGEYQQFLANELKSIDEAGLYKRERIITTPQGAEVHVSSGEDVVIMCANNYLGLSSHPAVIQAAKDTLDTHGYGMSSVRFICGTQDIHKQLEQKISDFLGMEDTILYAACFDANGGVFEPLFSAEDAIISDELNHASIIDGVRLCKAARYRYKHSDMADLEEQLKSSQAQRYRIIVTDGVFSMDGDIAKLDSICDLAEKYNALVMVDDSHATGFIGKTGRGTHEHNNVMGRVDIITSTLGKALGGAMGGFTSGKKEVIDMLRQRSRPYLFSNSLAPSIVGAASKVFDLLSSTTELRDKLESNTLYFKEGVRKAGFDIKKGDSPIVPIMLYDAKLAQQFADKLLEKGIYAIGFFYPVVGKGQARIRVQISAAHEQHHLDKAVEAFTSVGQELGVIG